A portion of the Cyanobium sp. PCC 7001 genome contains these proteins:
- a CDS encoding FAD-dependent oxidoreductase has protein sequence MPTDRRTGPWDVVVVGGGLAGGLLALELAERFSSVLVLDAGDSSATALSYGVMALPAALPWLALQLRHGALGLRWRWARLASVPGGGRGLEPLLERLPLPVAQVEAPAFLAALPAALAAAGVERLQARAGRLESLPRPDGSPGWALALEEDTVLEARQVVLAAGSGCRSLWPELDPRLRTSWAGVLELDRPPPPSVRWPAELVVPRRFQRLELERRAAQLTEPAWVVDAGVVSTGGRWLAGQISRVDPLSGPPDPERMEGWLRRGLAGLERHLGAAAGRYLQVPVPFCTDAVPLVGAVPGADGLWVFTGFTAAFSQVPGKARALARAIPQ, from the coding sequence GTGCCCACGGATCGCCGGACCGGGCCCTGGGATGTGGTGGTGGTGGGTGGTGGGCTTGCCGGTGGCCTGCTGGCCCTCGAGCTGGCTGAGCGATTCTCCTCCGTGCTGGTGCTCGACGCCGGTGACAGCTCGGCCACGGCCCTGAGCTACGGCGTGATGGCCCTGCCGGCGGCGCTCCCCTGGCTCGCGCTGCAGTTGCGCCATGGCGCCCTGGGGCTGCGCTGGCGCTGGGCGCGGCTGGCCAGCGTTCCTGGGGGCGGTCGCGGTCTGGAGCCCCTACTCGAGCGCCTGCCGCTGCCGGTGGCCCAGGTGGAGGCCCCCGCCTTCCTGGCGGCTCTGCCGGCCGCCCTCGCCGCTGCGGGGGTGGAACGGCTCCAGGCCCGGGCAGGCCGGCTGGAGAGCCTGCCGCGCCCCGATGGTTCACCGGGCTGGGCGCTGGCGCTGGAGGAGGACACGGTGCTGGAGGCCCGGCAGGTGGTGCTGGCTGCGGGATCCGGTTGCCGCAGCCTCTGGCCCGAACTGGACCCGCGTCTGCGCACCAGCTGGGCGGGCGTGCTGGAGCTGGACAGGCCACCGCCGCCATCGGTGCGCTGGCCGGCGGAGCTGGTGGTGCCCCGCCGCTTCCAGCGGCTGGAATTGGAGCGCCGTGCGGCGCAACTCACGGAACCCGCTTGGGTGGTGGATGCCGGAGTGGTGAGCACGGGCGGCCGCTGGCTGGCCGGCCAGATCAGCCGGGTGGATCCGCTGTCCGGGCCACCCGATCCTGAGCGGATGGAGGGATGGCTGCGGCGGGGACTGGCGGGACTGGAGCGGCACCTGGGCGCCGCCGCCGGCCGCTACCTGCAGGTGCCGGTGCCCTTCTGCACCGATGCGGTGCCCCTGGTGGGTGCGGTGCCCGGGGCCGATGGGCTGTGGGTGTTCACTGGCTTCACCGCCGCCTTCAGCCAGGTGCCCGGGAAGGCGCGCGCTCTGGCCAGGGCGATCCCTCAGTAG
- the psbP gene encoding photosystem II reaction center PsbP, giving the protein MTSHSAPVPRLQPRFLLRGAVALLLALVLVGCSAAAAGLNRYQNPDGRFAFLYPTGWTRVQVSEGPQLVFHDLINSDETLSLVISEVGTDGDLSDLGSAVAVGERLRRAVIAPEGSGRQAELLEADERDQDGRTFYDLEYAVHLGDRDRHELATVVVDRGRLYTFAASTNEIRWNKVKELFHQVVTSFTLLV; this is encoded by the coding sequence ATGACCAGCCACTCCGCACCGGTGCCGCGCCTGCAGCCGCGTTTCCTGCTGCGGGGGGCGGTGGCCCTGCTGCTGGCGCTGGTGCTGGTGGGCTGCAGCGCCGCGGCCGCCGGTCTGAACCGCTACCAGAATCCCGATGGCCGTTTCGCCTTCCTCTACCCCACCGGCTGGACGCGGGTGCAGGTGAGCGAGGGGCCCCAGCTGGTGTTTCACGACCTGATCAACAGCGATGAAACCCTCAGCCTGGTGATCTCCGAGGTGGGCACCGACGGGGATCTCTCCGACCTGGGCAGCGCGGTGGCCGTGGGTGAGCGGCTGCGGCGGGCTGTGATCGCGCCGGAGGGGAGCGGCCGCCAGGCCGAGCTGCTGGAGGCCGACGAGCGCGACCAGGACGGCCGCACCTTCTACGACCTCGAGTACGCCGTCCACCTGGGGGACCGGGACCGTCACGAGCTGGCCACGGTGGTGGTGGACCGGGGGCGCCTCTACACCTTCGCCGCCAGCACCAACGAGATCCGCTGGAACAAGGTGAAGGAGCTGTTCCATCAGGTGGTCACATCCTTCACCCTGCTGGTCTGA
- the recR gene encoding recombination mediator RecR, whose amino-acid sequence MARLIEQFERLPGVGPRTAQRLALHLLRQPEEQIRAFADALLAARSQVGQCQRCFHLSAEPLCEICRNEERRNGQLCVVADSRDLLAMERTREFRGGYHVLGGLISPMDGIGPELLQIQPLVQRVAADGVEEVILALTPSVEGDTTSLYLARLLKPFTTVSRIAYGLPVGSELEYADEVTLARAFEGRRQVE is encoded by the coding sequence CTGGCCCGGCTGATCGAGCAGTTCGAGAGACTGCCCGGGGTCGGTCCCCGCACCGCCCAGCGGCTCGCCCTGCATCTGCTGCGCCAGCCCGAGGAGCAGATCCGGGCCTTCGCCGATGCGCTGCTGGCCGCCCGCAGCCAGGTGGGGCAATGCCAGCGCTGTTTCCACCTCTCCGCCGAACCGCTCTGCGAGATCTGCCGCAACGAGGAACGGCGCAACGGCCAGCTCTGCGTGGTGGCCGATTCCCGCGATCTTCTGGCGATGGAGCGGACGCGGGAGTTCCGAGGGGGCTACCACGTGCTGGGCGGACTGATCTCCCCCATGGACGGCATCGGTCCGGAACTGCTGCAGATCCAGCCCCTGGTGCAGCGGGTGGCGGCCGACGGCGTGGAGGAAGTGATTCTGGCGCTCACACCGAGCGTGGAGGGGGACACCACCAGCCTCTACCTGGCCCGTCTGCTCAAACCCTTCACCACCGTGAGCCGGATCGCCTACGGCCTGCCGGTGGGCAGTGAGCTGGAGTATGCCGATGAGGTGACCCTGGCCCGGGCCTTCGAAGGGCGGCGGCAGGTGGAATGA
- the lipA gene encoding lipoyl synthase, with amino-acid sequence MSPASSRGSTSRYSAIPPAERLPEWLRRPVGEASRLEAVQGVVKQQRLHTICEEGRCPNRGECYAAGTATFLLGGPICTRSCAFCQVEKGLAPVPVDGGEAERVAEAVASLQLRYVVLTAVARDDLVDHGAGLFTATMAAIRRRTPAVAIEVLTPDFWGGNADPVAAVRAQRQRLASVLAAAPVCFNHNLETVERLQGEVRRGATYRRSLGLLAAARELAPEIPTKSGLMLGLGESFEEVVASLQDLRAVDCQRLTLGQYLRPSLAHLPVARYWRPEEFERLAAVARDLGFAQVRSGPLVRSSYHAGEDDTPAP; translated from the coding sequence ATGAGCCCCGCCTCCAGCCGCGGAAGCACCAGCCGCTACAGCGCGATCCCTCCGGCCGAACGGCTGCCGGAGTGGCTGCGACGGCCGGTCGGGGAGGCGTCCCGCCTGGAGGCGGTGCAGGGGGTGGTGAAGCAGCAGCGGCTGCACACCATCTGCGAGGAGGGCCGCTGCCCCAACCGCGGGGAGTGCTACGCCGCCGGCACCGCCACCTTCCTGCTGGGCGGACCGATCTGCACCCGCAGCTGCGCCTTCTGCCAGGTGGAGAAGGGCCTGGCCCCGGTGCCGGTGGATGGGGGCGAGGCCGAGCGCGTGGCCGAAGCGGTGGCCAGTCTGCAGCTGCGCTACGTGGTGCTCACCGCCGTCGCCCGCGACGACCTGGTCGACCATGGCGCCGGCCTGTTCACCGCCACCATGGCGGCGATCCGGCGCCGCACTCCGGCGGTGGCGATCGAGGTGCTCACGCCGGACTTCTGGGGCGGCAACGCGGATCCGGTGGCTGCTGTGCGAGCCCAGCGCCAGCGGCTGGCCAGCGTGCTGGCCGCCGCGCCGGTGTGCTTCAACCACAACCTGGAGACGGTGGAGCGGCTGCAGGGGGAGGTACGACGCGGCGCCACCTACCGGCGCTCCCTGGGGCTGCTCGCGGCGGCCCGGGAGCTGGCGCCTGAGATCCCCACCAAGAGCGGCCTGATGCTGGGTCTGGGGGAGAGTTTCGAGGAGGTGGTGGCCAGCCTCCAGGACCTGCGGGCCGTGGACTGCCAGCGCCTCACGCTGGGGCAGTACCTGCGGCCGTCGCTGGCCCACCTGCCCGTGGCCCGCTACTGGCGGCCCGAGGAGTTCGAGCGGCTGGCGGCGGTGGCCCGGGATCTGGGCTTCGCGCAGGTGCGCAGCGGCCCTCTGGTGCGCAGCAGCTACCACGCCGGCGAGGACGACACCCCTGCCCCCTGA
- a CDS encoding type 1 glutamine amidotransferase domain-containing protein translates to MRILMVLTSHDRLGDTGEPTGFWLEELAAPYYVLRDAGAVVTLASPLGGQPPLDPKSSAPDFQTDATRRFQADPAAQEALAATLPLAQVRADSFEAVFFPGGHGPLWDLAHDPTVRALIEAFVAQGKPVAAVCHASAVLQAATTPAGEPLVAGRRVTGFSNSEEAAVGLTEVVPFLVEDRLKALGGRYAAAADWQPHVLEDGPLITGQNPASSDPAARALLERLQAGMAARA, encoded by the coding sequence ATGCGCATCCTCATGGTGCTCACCTCCCACGACCGGTTGGGAGACACCGGCGAGCCGACCGGGTTCTGGCTGGAGGAGCTGGCCGCCCCGTACTACGTGCTCCGCGATGCCGGCGCCGTCGTGACCCTCGCCTCGCCCCTGGGCGGCCAGCCGCCACTGGATCCCAAGAGCAGCGCCCCCGACTTCCAGACGGATGCCACCCGGCGGTTCCAGGCCGACCCTGCCGCTCAGGAGGCCCTGGCCGCCACGCTGCCCCTGGCGCAGGTGCGGGCCGACAGCTTCGAGGCGGTGTTCTTTCCCGGAGGCCATGGTCCCCTCTGGGACCTGGCCCACGACCCCACCGTCCGCGCCCTGATCGAGGCCTTCGTGGCCCAGGGGAAACCCGTGGCGGCCGTATGCCATGCCTCTGCGGTGCTCCAGGCGGCCACCACTCCGGCAGGTGAACCGCTGGTGGCGGGGCGCCGTGTGACGGGCTTCAGCAACAGCGAGGAGGCGGCCGTGGGGCTCACCGAGGTGGTGCCCTTCCTGGTGGAGGACAGACTGAAGGCTCTGGGGGGCCGTTACGCCGCTGCAGCGGACTGGCAGCCCCACGTGCTGGAGGACGGGCCGTTGATCACCGGCCAGAATCCCGCCTCCTCCGATCCGGCGGCCCGGGCCCTGCTGGAGCGGTTGCAGGCCGGGATGGCGGCGCGGGCCTGA
- a CDS encoding glutamate decarboxylase — translation MALHLTHPNRADAVLHSEESTRPLPRDRFPQHGQEPAATAEIISDELLLDGNSKQNLATFCQTTEGAQVHALMDLAMDKNLIDKDEYPQTAELERRCVALLADLWHAPAGAIGCSTIGSSEAAMLGGMAAKWRWRARQQAAGRPTDNPNMVCGSVQICWHKFARYWDIELREITMEPGKLCLTPEDVLSQVDENTIMVVPTLGVTYHGLYEDVASLSAALDGLQQRSGLDIPIHVDAASGGFLAPFTAPHLPPWDFRLERVKSINASGHKFGLAPLGVGWVLWRQASDLPSELVFKVSYLGGDMPTFQINFSRPAGQVIAQYFTFVQLGREGYRRIHAVSHAVAQVVASALQAMPLFEVLHDGNPHRGIPAVVWRLAPGQDPGFSLYDLADRLRVRGWQVPAYPFTGSLAATPFQRILVKRGFTREMADLLLQDIRQAVEHLSRHPRAVPLSAAEAASYNHL, via the coding sequence ATGGCCCTGCACCTCACGCATCCCAACCGCGCTGACGCGGTGCTTCACAGCGAGGAGTCCACCCGCCCCCTGCCCCGCGACCGCTTCCCCCAGCACGGCCAGGAGCCCGCGGCCACCGCGGAGATCATCAGCGACGAGCTGCTGCTCGATGGCAACAGCAAGCAGAACCTCGCCACCTTCTGCCAGACCACCGAGGGCGCCCAGGTGCATGCCCTGATGGATCTGGCCATGGACAAGAACCTGATCGACAAGGACGAGTACCCGCAGACGGCGGAGCTGGAACGCCGCTGTGTGGCCCTGCTGGCTGACCTCTGGCATGCCCCGGCCGGCGCCATCGGCTGCTCCACCATCGGCAGCAGCGAGGCCGCCATGCTGGGTGGGATGGCCGCGAAGTGGCGCTGGCGCGCCCGCCAGCAGGCCGCCGGCAGGCCCACGGACAACCCCAACATGGTGTGCGGCAGCGTGCAGATCTGCTGGCACAAGTTCGCCCGCTACTGGGACATCGAGCTGCGCGAGATCACCATGGAGCCCGGCAAGCTTTGCCTCACCCCGGAGGACGTGCTCAGCCAGGTGGATGAGAACACGATCATGGTGGTGCCCACCCTGGGGGTGACCTATCACGGGCTCTATGAGGATGTGGCCAGCCTCAGTGCCGCCCTCGACGGCCTGCAGCAGCGCTCCGGCCTCGACATTCCCATCCATGTGGATGCGGCCAGTGGGGGCTTTCTGGCGCCCTTCACCGCTCCCCACCTGCCCCCCTGGGATTTCCGGCTGGAGCGGGTGAAGTCGATCAACGCCTCGGGCCACAAGTTCGGCCTCGCCCCCCTGGGGGTGGGCTGGGTGCTGTGGCGGCAGGCGAGCGACCTTCCCAGCGAGCTGGTGTTCAAGGTGAGCTATCTGGGTGGCGACATGCCCACCTTCCAGATCAATTTCTCCCGGCCCGCCGGTCAGGTGATCGCCCAGTACTTCACCTTCGTGCAGCTGGGTCGGGAGGGGTACCGCCGCATCCATGCCGTGTCCCACGCCGTGGCGCAGGTGGTGGCCTCCGCACTGCAGGCGATGCCGCTGTTCGAGGTGCTGCACGATGGCAACCCCCACCGCGGCATCCCCGCCGTGGTGTGGCGGCTGGCGCCGGGGCAGGATCCGGGCTTCAGCCTCTACGACCTGGCCGATCGGCTGCGGGTGCGGGGCTGGCAGGTGCCTGCCTATCCGTTCACGGGCAGCCTCGCCGCCACCCCCTTCCAGCGCATCCTGGTCAAGCGGGGTTTCACGCGGGAAATGGCGGACCTGCTGCTGCAGGACATCCGTCAGGCGGTGGAGCACCTCAGCCGTCATCCCCGGGCGGTGCCCCTCTCCGCCGCCGAAGCGGCCTCCTACAACCACCTGTGA
- a CDS encoding GNAT family N-acetyltransferase, giving the protein MTISSCDRCDADAVEQLFVRTFSDSEGEAEGRAVGALAGELLRSTPHSDLYGFVARDQDELVGSIILSRIRFESAITAFLLAPVAIRTDYQRRGLGQSLIRHGLAVLKRDGIELVLTYGDPRFYGKVGFAPVDASRVPAPFPLSQPEGWMVQSLSGDPIPPIPGCSSCVPALCRAEVW; this is encoded by the coding sequence ATGACCATTTCCTCCTGCGATCGCTGCGATGCCGATGCGGTGGAGCAGCTATTCGTCAGAACGTTTTCCGATTCAGAAGGCGAGGCTGAGGGACGGGCTGTGGGTGCCCTGGCCGGAGAACTCCTGAGGAGCACGCCACACTCCGACCTCTATGGCTTCGTTGCCCGAGACCAGGACGAACTGGTCGGCAGCATCATCCTGTCGCGCATCAGGTTCGAGAGCGCCATCACGGCGTTCCTGCTGGCTCCGGTGGCGATCCGCACCGATTATCAGCGCCGGGGCCTCGGTCAGAGCCTGATCCGGCACGGTCTGGCGGTGTTGAAGCGCGACGGCATCGAGCTTGTGCTCACCTACGGCGATCCCCGCTTCTACGGGAAGGTCGGATTCGCTCCGGTTGACGCGAGCAGGGTGCCAGCTCCTTTCCCCCTGTCCCAGCCGGAAGGTTGGATGGTTCAGTCTCTGTCGGGCGATCCGATCCCGCCGATCCCAGGGTGTTCAAGCTGTGTTCCTGCTCTCTGCAGAGCGGAGGTCTGGTGA
- a CDS encoding SDR family oxidoreductase: MLLEERLLGRIIDTSSLFAFTSVAGRRVPSATKSALLGLARANAIKLGPFGITVNCLAPGPIATALSAVNFSEQALDRFAERTALGRWGE, from the coding sequence ATGCTGCTGGAAGAGCGCCTTTTGGGGCGAATCATCGACACGTCCTCTCTATTCGCGTTCACATCGGTTGCCGGACGACGTGTGCCCTCAGCCACGAAGAGTGCCCTGCTTGGGCTGGCGCGCGCCAATGCCATCAAACTCGGGCCGTTCGGCATCACAGTGAACTGCCTGGCCCCCGGACCGATTGCCACGGCGTTGTCGGCCGTGAACTTCAGCGAGCAGGCCCTGGACCGCTTCGCCGAGCGAACCGCTCTGGGTCGCTGGGGTGAATGA
- a CDS encoding nitroreductase family protein has protein sequence MDVIEAIDARRSVKQFDPSHRFSAEEERRLLEATIQAPTSFNIQHWRFVILRDPELRARIRRDHGNDQAQITDASLLVLFTADVKAFAKNPERYWANAPREVAELLVGWMGPFHEGREWLQRDEAQRSIGLAMQTLMLAATGMGYQSCPMIGFDIEKVAELIQLPPDHVMGPMVAIGRGTKEPWPKPGQLPLEELVVENGFSASATTT, from the coding sequence GTGGATGTGATCGAGGCGATCGACGCGCGGCGCTCGGTGAAGCAGTTCGATCCGAGCCACCGGTTCAGCGCCGAGGAGGAGCGCCGGTTGCTGGAGGCCACGATCCAGGCCCCCACCAGCTTCAACATCCAGCACTGGCGCTTCGTGATCCTGCGCGATCCGGAGCTGCGGGCCAGGATCCGCCGGGATCACGGCAACGACCAGGCCCAGATCACCGACGCCTCGCTGCTGGTGCTGTTCACGGCGGATGTGAAGGCCTTTGCCAAGAACCCCGAGCGCTACTGGGCCAACGCCCCCAGGGAGGTGGCCGAACTGCTGGTGGGGTGGATGGGTCCGTTCCACGAAGGCCGTGAGTGGCTGCAGCGCGATGAGGCCCAGCGCTCGATCGGCCTGGCCATGCAGACCCTGATGCTGGCGGCCACCGGCATGGGTTACCAGAGCTGCCCGATGATCGGCTTCGACATCGAGAAGGTGGCCGAGCTGATCCAGCTGCCTCCCGATCATGTGATGGGCCCGATGGTGGCGATCGGCAGGGGAACCAAGGAGCCCTGGCCCAAGCCCGGCCAGCTGCCGCTGGAGGAGCTGGTCGTGGAGAACGGTTTTTCCGCGTCCGCCACGACGACGTAG
- a CDS encoding DUF952 domain-containing protein produces MTAQLQLYSFRRCPYAIRARLALAAAGLRPGRGLELREVSLGSKPPELLEASPKGTVPVLVEPSGAVLEESLAIMRWALARRDPHGWLASGGDAAAAEQEALIAENDGPFKHHLDRTKYASRFGAEGDARRTEHRQEALRILSGWNRRLQGGGWLLGPRPSLADWALLPFVRQFRLADPEGFDARSDLAVLQAWLARFLQGPELAAVMASPWAERRPWRSPRWLYHLALEPEWRQAHQAGMYARSTRGLALEEVGFIHASYAHQVEATAERFFRDAGPLVLLTLDPRRLEEAGVPVRAEPAPGGSELFPHLYGPLPLEAVLRADPWRREPLQP; encoded by the coding sequence GTGACGGCCCAGCTCCAGCTCTACAGCTTTCGCCGCTGTCCCTACGCCATCCGCGCCCGGTTGGCCCTGGCGGCGGCGGGGCTGCGGCCGGGCCGCGGTCTGGAGCTGCGGGAGGTGAGCCTGGGGAGCAAGCCTCCGGAGCTGCTGGAGGCGTCGCCGAAGGGCACGGTGCCGGTGCTGGTGGAGCCCTCGGGGGCAGTGCTCGAGGAGAGCCTGGCGATCATGCGCTGGGCCCTGGCCCGCCGCGATCCCCATGGCTGGCTTGCGTCCGGTGGCGATGCTGCGGCCGCCGAGCAGGAGGCGCTGATCGCCGAGAACGACGGACCCTTCAAGCACCATCTCGATCGCACCAAGTACGCCAGCCGTTTCGGCGCGGAAGGGGACGCGCGGCGAACGGAGCATCGCCAGGAGGCCCTGAGGATCCTCAGCGGCTGGAACCGGCGTCTGCAGGGCGGTGGCTGGCTGCTGGGCCCGCGTCCCAGCCTGGCCGACTGGGCCCTGCTGCCCTTCGTGCGCCAGTTCCGCCTGGCCGACCCGGAAGGGTTTGATGCCCGATCCGATCTGGCGGTGCTGCAGGCCTGGCTGGCCCGATTCCTGCAGGGCCCCGAGCTGGCGGCGGTGATGGCTTCGCCCTGGGCCGAACGCCGGCCCTGGCGCTCGCCCCGTTGGCTCTATCACCTGGCCCTGGAACCGGAGTGGCGCCAGGCGCACCAGGCCGGGATGTATGCCCGTTCCACCCGCGGCCTGGCGCTGGAGGAGGTGGGCTTCATCCACGCCAGCTACGCCCACCAGGTGGAGGCCACGGCGGAGCGCTTCTTCCGGGATGCAGGCCCGCTGGTGCTGCTCACCCTGGATCCCCGGCGGCTGGAGGAGGCAGGCGTGCCCGTGCGGGCCGAGCCCGCCCCCGGCGGTTCGGAGCTCTTCCCCCACCTCTATGGTCCGCTGCCGCTGGAGGCGGTGCTGCGGGCCGATCCCTGGCGCCGCGAACCCCTCCAGCCATGA
- a CDS encoding rhodanese-related sulfurtransferase, protein MSLRVAAFYRFAPFAAAELPSLRRRLLACGEEAGVKGSVLLAPEGVNGTVSGPEAGVEALLQELRADPRLAALREKRAAAPVQPFHRFKVRLKREIVTMGDPALQPYLATAVGAHVDPQEWDALITDPRTLVIDTRNAYEVALGRFEGAIDPGTTSFREFPAWVERELKPLVDQQRPEAIALYCTGGIRCEKATAHLLQQGFEAVHHLHGGILRYLEERPQAGSRWQGECFVFDQRVAVNHRLEPGEARLCHACRRPLTPADRQLPSYVEGVSCRHCEGQRGPLDRARFAERQKQMALARRRGEAHLGRAFPQR, encoded by the coding sequence GTGAGCCTGCGGGTGGCGGCGTTCTACCGCTTCGCCCCGTTTGCGGCGGCGGAGCTGCCGTCCCTGCGGCGGCGCCTGCTGGCCTGCGGTGAGGAGGCCGGGGTGAAGGGCTCGGTGCTGCTGGCTCCCGAAGGGGTGAACGGCACCGTGAGTGGTCCTGAGGCCGGGGTGGAGGCCCTGCTGCAGGAGCTGCGCGCCGATCCCAGGCTGGCGGCGCTGCGGGAGAAGCGGGCCGCGGCACCGGTGCAACCGTTCCACCGCTTCAAGGTGCGGCTCAAGCGCGAGATCGTCACGATGGGGGACCCGGCCCTGCAGCCGTACCTCGCCACCGCGGTGGGTGCCCATGTGGATCCGCAGGAGTGGGATGCCCTGATCACCGATCCCCGCACCCTGGTGATCGACACCCGCAATGCCTACGAGGTGGCGCTGGGCCGCTTCGAGGGGGCGATCGACCCCGGAACCACCAGCTTCCGGGAGTTCCCCGCCTGGGTGGAGCGGGAGCTGAAGCCCCTGGTGGACCAGCAGCGCCCCGAGGCGATCGCCCTCTACTGCACCGGCGGCATCCGCTGCGAAAAGGCCACGGCCCACCTGCTGCAGCAGGGCTTCGAGGCGGTGCATCACCTGCATGGCGGCATCCTGCGCTACCTGGAGGAGCGGCCGCAGGCCGGCAGTCGCTGGCAGGGCGAGTGCTTCGTGTTCGACCAGCGGGTGGCGGTGAACCACCGGCTCGAGCCGGGTGAGGCCCGCCTCTGCCATGCCTGCCGCCGTCCCCTCACCCCCGCTGACCGCCAGCTGCCCAGCTATGTGGAGGGGGTGAGCTGCCGCCACTGCGAGGGGCAGCGGGGACCCCTCGACCGAGCCCGCTTCGCCGAGCGCCAGAAGCAGATGGCCCTGGCCCGCAGGCGTGGTGAGGCGCACCTCGGCCGGGCCTTCCCGCAGCGATGA
- the bioB gene encoding biotin synthase BioB — MDLLWQAQQVHRAANPGYRVQLASLLSVKTGGCEEDCAYCPQSMHHSSDMSGRPELEVEPVLARARAARDAGAHRFCMGWAWREIRDGAPFEAMLQMVRGVRELGMEACVTAGMLTDAQAARLAEAGLTAYNHNLDTSPEHYARIITTRTYQERLETLARVRRAGVTLCCGGIIGMGEGVADRAGLLQVLATLDPHPESVPINALVAVEGTPLEDQPAVDPLELVRMVATARILMPHSRVRLSAGREQMSREAQVLCLLAGANSIFYGDTLLTTANPAAAADRELLAAAGVQVAA, encoded by the coding sequence ATGGACCTGCTCTGGCAGGCCCAGCAGGTGCACCGCGCCGCCAATCCCGGCTACCGGGTGCAGCTGGCCTCCCTGCTGAGCGTGAAGACCGGAGGCTGCGAGGAGGACTGCGCCTACTGCCCCCAGTCGATGCACCACAGCAGCGACATGAGCGGCCGGCCGGAGCTGGAGGTGGAACCGGTGCTGGCGCGGGCCCGGGCGGCCCGCGATGCCGGCGCCCACCGCTTCTGCATGGGCTGGGCCTGGCGTGAGATCCGCGATGGGGCCCCGTTCGAGGCGATGCTGCAGATGGTGCGGGGCGTGCGCGAGCTGGGGATGGAGGCCTGCGTCACTGCCGGGATGCTCACCGATGCCCAGGCGGCCCGGCTGGCGGAGGCGGGCCTCACCGCCTACAACCACAATCTCGACACCAGCCCCGAGCACTACGCGCGCATCATCACCACCCGCACCTACCAGGAGCGGCTCGAAACCCTGGCCCGGGTGCGCCGTGCCGGGGTGACCCTCTGCTGTGGCGGCATCATCGGCATGGGCGAGGGGGTGGCTGACCGGGCCGGCCTGCTCCAGGTGCTCGCCACGCTCGATCCCCATCCTGAGAGCGTGCCGATCAACGCTCTGGTGGCGGTGGAGGGCACCCCTCTGGAAGACCAGCCTGCGGTGGATCCGCTGGAGCTGGTGCGCATGGTGGCCACCGCCCGCATCCTCATGCCCCACAGCCGGGTGCGGCTCAGCGCCGGGCGCGAGCAGATGAGCCGGGAGGCCCAGGTGCTCTGCCTGCTGGCCGGGGCTAACTCGATCTTCTACGGCGACACCCTGCTCACCACCGCCAACCCGGCGGCGGCGGCCGACCGGGAGCTGCTGGCCGCAGCGGGCGTGCAGGTGGCGGCGTGA
- a CDS encoding isoprenyl transferase: MSRALATSTPRQQHPLPAGLDPARLPSHVAVIMDGNGRWARRRGLPRVMGHREGVEALKRTLRLCSDWGVGALTAYAFSTENWNRPGEEVNFLMALFERVLEREIEGLEREQVRISFLGDLEPLPHRLQHLIADATVRTAGNGGIRFNVCTNYGGRAELVRAARRLAERAARGELDPASIDEGCFAAELHTAGQLDPDLLIRTSGEQRISNFLLWQLAYAELHITEVLWPDFNAEALLSALLDYQNRQRRFGGVDPAC, translated from the coding sequence ATGAGTCGCGCCCTGGCGACCAGCACCCCCAGGCAGCAGCATCCGTTACCAGCGGGGCTGGACCCTGCCCGTCTGCCCTCCCATGTGGCCGTGATCATGGATGGCAACGGCCGCTGGGCCCGGCGCCGCGGTCTGCCCCGGGTGATGGGGCACCGGGAAGGCGTGGAGGCCCTCAAGCGCACCCTGCGCCTCTGCAGCGACTGGGGAGTGGGAGCCCTCACGGCCTACGCCTTCTCCACCGAGAACTGGAACCGGCCCGGCGAGGAGGTGAACTTCCTGATGGCCCTGTTCGAGCGGGTGCTCGAGCGTGAGATCGAGGGTCTGGAGCGCGAGCAGGTGCGCATCAGCTTCCTCGGGGATCTCGAACCCCTCCCCCACAGGCTGCAGCATCTGATCGCCGATGCCACCGTCCGCACGGCCGGGAACGGCGGCATCCGTTTCAACGTCTGCACCAACTACGGCGGCAGGGCGGAGCTGGTGCGGGCGGCGCGGCGCCTGGCCGAGCGCGCCGCCCGGGGTGAGCTCGATCCAGCCAGCATCGACGAAGGCTGTTTCGCCGCCGAGCTGCACACCGCCGGCCAGCTCGACCCCGATCTGCTGATCCGCACCAGCGGCGAGCAGCGGATCAGCAACTTCCTGCTGTGGCAGCTGGCCTATGCCGAACTGCACATCACCGAGGTGCTCTGGCCGGACTTCAACGCCGAAGCCCTGCTCTCGGCCCTGCTGGATTATCAGAACCGTCAGCGTCGTTTCGGCGGTGTCGACCCGGCCTGCTGA